Genomic window (Sparus aurata chromosome 19, fSpaAur1.1, whole genome shotgun sequence):
GAGAGGTGAGCACACTGAAAAGAGTCATTAATTACGTGGCTGAATGGGACTTTGCAGAACGAAATTGCCTCTTTAGAAACCAACAGGAGTGCTTTTAGCCTTCATAATCATGCCCTGCACTCCGTGATTGCTCTATTAGAACACACTTCTCCTCGAGTGTTTATTACCTGTGCGGACTGTTTCTTCTGCCTGACAGAGGATCAGATGCTGAAGGAGGGTTATCCTGCCTACACCACCTCCTGTGCATGGATCGGATACTCAGACGAGCAGCTCAAACAGGTCTCGGCGCTATAAATGTCCGACAAATCATATTCAAATAACCCTTTTATGTGACTTAACTGTGTGTatttctgcagctctgcacagatGCACTGAAGAGCGGCTGGACTAAGTTCAAGGTGAAGGTCGGCGCTGATCTAGAGGACGACACGCGCAGGTGCCGCCTCATAAGGCAAATGATTGGACCCGATAAAACTTTGGTGAGGTTGTATTTTCTCCCCTGTCATTATATTTACATCAGGAAACAGCAGCATACTGAAGTGTTCCTCTGTTAGATGATCGATGCCAACCAGAGATGGGACGTATCCGAGGCCATCGGCTGGGTGTCCAGCCTGGCGGAGTTCAAACCTCTGTGGATCGAGGAGCCCACGTGTCCAGATGACATCCTGGGTCACGCTGCCATCTCCAAGGTAAGAGGGAAGTTTGGTTTTCCAGCTGACTCATGTGTTGAAGATGTGAACAGACTAATGGGCCTCAGAGCACAGACATGTTAAAGACCCTCACCATTAAACTAAAGGAGCGAAACACCCAGAatgaaagagacacaaaacaggacTTGTAGATCATTTTGTGTCTGACGGTGGCTGTCTTATGTGTCTTGgaagttattttttcattttattgtagtCATTTTGCATCCCTTTGTAGTTATGTTGTGTTTCttagtgttttctttgtgtgtctctggaAATTTTTCATCCCCTTCCtttagttgttttgtgttgtttgtggtcTTTTCGTGCATCTGGTTGAAAAATGTATGTTCTAGTGGCCtttttttcagccttttgtAATCATTTGGCATCCCCTAGTAGTCATTTTGcgtctctttgtggtcatttatATTACAATAACTgtattttgtgtctttctgtgGTGATTCTCTCCctgttctgtctgtgtcttcactttctggctgtttttttgtctctttttttataattattctaattaaaaaaaaaatttttcttcatgttgtgttgGTTTTAAATCTTTGGCCTGATCTTGCATCCCTTGTAGTAATACAGCATCCCCTTGTGGtcatttgtgtctctttgtggttttgCATTCTTTGTGGTAATTTTGCATCCCTTTCTggttcttctgtctttttttttttatgtatctgttttaaagtttaacaTCTTTGTGGTCATTTAGGATCCTTTTGCAGGAATAATGAATTCCTTGTTGgacttttttgtctctttgtggtatTTTGCGTCACTTTGTGGACGTTTCATATCTTTTCTTGTGCCTGCGCCTGCTCTCCTTTAAAAGATGCTTGATTTTGTCGTTTCAGGCTCTGGCTCCACTCGGGATCGGAGTGGCAACGGGAGAGCAGGTTAAAGCTCAACTTTTGTTCTAGCACACATATCACTCACTGATATTTATTGACTAACAGTTTCTAGTTGGGCAACTGTTTCCTCTCCAGTGTCAGAACAGGGTGATGTTCAAGCAGTTCCTCCAGGCCTCGGCCCTGCAGTTTGTCCAGATAGACAGCTGTCGGCTGGGCAGCGTCAACGAGAACCTGGCTGTGCTGCTGATGGCCCACAAGTTCAAGGGTAAAACTCAAGATATGACAATAATCACGCAAGAGTCATATGTGGAGCCCAAAAAGTGACAAATGGGAGTAAAGGGTTATCAGACGAGTCAAAAACCTTGTGTGTCCTACTGTTGGATGTATTCAGTTATATTTCTTGATACGTCTGATCACCTTTTACACCTTTCGTTTCAGTTTCGGGGCTCCTTAGTATTAATATTTGTATTAAAAAGTGGCTACAATACACTCTGTACTGTCTTTTCCCCAGTGCCGGTttgtcctcatgctggaggAGTCGGCCTCTGTGAGCTCGTCCAGCATCTGATTCTGTTTGACTACATCTGCGTGTCTGGAAGTCTGAGCAACCGGTGAGAGTCAGATCTGTTTTCGTCCGCAGTTACAGCTTCTCGACTTAACACATCATAAACAGCACCTCTCTTTCCCTGTGTTTACTTTGCTTCTCCAGAATGTGTGAATATGTCGATCACCTCCACGAACACTTCACCAGCCCTGTGGTGATTCACGACGCCCACTACATGCCCCCCAAGGTAAGAGGAGCTGCAGATGGCAGCTATAAGTTGCTAAACCAAtctctgcatcttaaaaaaaaaaaaaaaagcaaatgtttcTCCTTGGGCTGCTCGTTTGCATTCACTGTGCTTCTTGTTCTCAGGATCCAGGATATTCTTGCGAGATGCTGGAATCATCAGTGAAGAAGCACCAGTACCCTGAAGGAGACGTATGGAagcagcacaaaaacaactgactGAATATTAAGACTCACTTAAATCAAGTAAAAATGGATTATAATCATTAGCTGTAGTCAGCTGTAAATATTTTACACTCAGATTCtgactgaattaaagggaaAAACTCTTTAAGCCCTCCTTTTATTTAGTATTTATAATACTGTGTGGttgaatactcgattctgattggctgcaggttGTCAATTAACTTTAACTACACAGACACCTCTTCAACTCCTCGTCCTGGTTGGTGTCCACTCTCGGACTCAGAGTTTTGAGGCGCGTTCCCAGTAACTTGAGCCATTTGTGGCCACTTTTTACAAGTCTGCATTTCTGCAAATGTACCTTTCATCTGGTATAATAAACTGTATGTGTCGTGCATTGTCCCTTTTACATATACaatcaaattgtgtttttctgccaGGTTCCTGTTGGGTCAATAACGGTTCTGCACAAATCAAGCTGACAcattaaagatttttatttacaaattagatatttaaaaaaagaacggAATCACATGCAACTGGCAGTAGTTCAACTACAGAAAGTAGCAGACGTAAGTGGAGATTATTTTTACACCgacagtaaaagaaaacacttttctgTTAGAACTCAATGTGGTTTAAGAGTCAGTTCACCAAATCTGAATAAAATTAGTCACCGACTACCCTTTTGTGATTTGGATGAACTGAGCCTTTCAAGAAAATACATGTAAGGCATTTATCACACTTAAAGTCAGTTTTTCTACACAGCCATCTGCATCTTAATGGTGGGATGAGGGTTGTAGTCGCAGATCTCAAAGTCCTCTGCACGGAAGTCATCGATACTCTCCACCTGTCTCAGGATCTTCAGCTTGGGGAAAGGCCGGATCTCCCTCTGAAGCTGCACATTCAGACAGATGGGCTTGTGTTAAGTTTGAAATCAATCATGGAGAACATGGAGACAAGAAGGCATGTCTTCACCTGACCCACCTGTACTTTGAGCGGCTCGATGTGGTTGATGTAGATGTGAGCGTCTCCCAGAGTGTGAACGAAGTCGCCAGGCTGacggagttaaaaaaaaaaaaagttaggtAATTTAACACACAGTAACACTCTATATAAGACATCTGACAGAAGCACGGTGCTCTTACCTTCAGTCCTGTGATGTGTGCGATCATGTAGGTGAGAAGAGCGTAGCTGGCAATGTTGAACGGCACCCCGAGGCCCATGTCACCTGAGCGCTGGTACAGCTGACACGACAGCTCACCGTCACACACGTAGAACTGACACAGGGCGTGGCAGGGGGGCAGAGCCATGAAGGGCAGGTCTGCAACGACATCAGACAGATTTAAAACGCTAGAACATCACTCTTAACAGATTTGAAGAGCTCAAGAGTTTGCTCATGCGTCACCTTTTGGGTTCCAGGCGCACATGATGATCCGTCTGTCCTCTGGGTTCTTCTTGATGGTGTCGATGACCTTCTGCAGCTGGTCAACTCCTTGTCCCGTGTAATCTGTTTGAAAAAAGACGATTTTAGATATGAGGCACAGTAATCTggctaatatatatatatgtagaatCCATTCAAGGAAAGACctatttttttcttgtgcatCCTTGCCAAGAATCATTAATTTTATCAGAAGGGTTTTCATTCCGTTTGCTTACGATATGGTAAATATATCCTAAGCAAATAACCCTGAATATTTCCCATAAATTCCTTTTCACCTTGAATATTTATCCgttcaacttttaaaaaagagaacTCAAGTTCCAGTTTACCAAATCTTTACAAAGAGCATCcattaaaaatgttcaataatACTTTGTGTGCTCAATTGTCTGCATGATGATCCAGCCAACGTTTTTCTTCCAAATGACTGATCGTACAACTAAATTATTAAAGAGGAATGGAGACCGGAGATTACTACTCGCTCACGAACAACGCACAGAAAACTGCGTGTGTCTGTGACATGCTGTACCTGCATGCATGTTCGTGTACTCTGCACCAAAGTGCCTCCACTGGAAGCCGTACACTGGCCCCAGGTCGCCTTCCTCTCTGTCGGTGAACCCGAGATTGTCCAGGAAGGCCCGAGAACCGTTGGCTTCCCAAATCTTCACCCCTTTCTC
Coding sequences:
- the enosf1 gene encoding mitochondrial enolase superfamily member 1 isoform X1 produces the protein MSERKMVHKITHVTVRDVRFPTSLEQHGSDAMHTDPDYSTAYVVVHTDSGLQGFGFTFTLGKGTEIVVCAVRALAGLVVGKSLQEIVSDFRGFYRLLSSDGQMRWLGPEKGVIHLATAAVLNAVWDLWARAEGKPLWKLLVDMDPKQIVSCVDFRYITDALTEEEALDILVKAQEGKQQREDQMLKEGYPAYTTSCAWIGYSDEQLKQLCTDALKSGWTKFKVKVGADLEDDTRRCRLIRQMIGPDKTLMIDANQRWDVSEAIGWVSSLAEFKPLWIEEPTCPDDILGHAAISKALAPLGIGVATGEQCQNRVMFKQFLQASALQFVQIDSCRLGSVNENLAVLLMAHKFKVPVCPHAGGVGLCELVQHLILFDYICVSGSLSNRMCEYVDHLHEHFTSPVVIHDAHYMPPKDPGYSCEMLESSVKKHQYPEGDVWKQHKNN
- the tyms gene encoding thymidylate synthase — protein: MPATSEIHTESGCRKEEESHKMAAPEKKNFGVLCDERGYLDQIEYIMQHGRTKGDRTGTGVISVFGAQARYSLRDQFPLLTTKRVFWRGILEELLWFIKGSTNAKELSEKGVKIWEANGSRAFLDNLGFTDREEGDLGPVYGFQWRHFGAEYTNMHADYTGQGVDQLQKVIDTIKKNPEDRRIIMCAWNPKDLPFMALPPCHALCQFYVCDGELSCQLYQRSGDMGLGVPFNIASYALLTYMIAHITGLKPGDFVHTLGDAHIYINHIEPLKVQLQREIRPFPKLKILRQVESIDDFRAEDFEICDYNPHPTIKMQMAV
- the enosf1 gene encoding mitochondrial enolase superfamily member 1 isoform X2, which translates into the protein MRWLGPEKGVIHLATAAVLNAVWDLWARAEGKPLWKLLVDMDPKQIVSCVDFRYITDALTEEEALDILVKAQEGKQQREDQMLKEGYPAYTTSCAWIGYSDEQLKQLCTDALKSGWTKFKVKVGADLEDDTRRCRLIRQMIGPDKTLMIDANQRWDVSEAIGWVSSLAEFKPLWIEEPTCPDDILGHAAISKALAPLGIGVATGEQCQNRVMFKQFLQASALQFVQIDSCRLGSVNENLAVLLMAHKFKVPVCPHAGGVGLCELVQHLILFDYICVSGSLSNRMCEYVDHLHEHFTSPVVIHDAHYMPPKDPGYSCEMLESSVKKHQYPEGDVWKQHKNN